The proteins below are encoded in one region of Fulvia fulva chromosome 9, complete sequence:
- a CDS encoding Quinate permease: MGIIEKIIRNDAVKQDPKEIYNFRVFLLCASACFGGMLFGMDTGIIGGVLKLDPFRAKYGLPKAKENPTLSANLEANIVSTLQAGCFLGALVASYLADKLGRRVGLMIAACFATVGAAMQAGATGHFAVMYIGRFVAGVGVGCASMITPLYTSENAPRAIRGALTGMYQFFIVTGVCIAFWINYGMLLHSSGTVQYVVPLALQGLPAIILFFGMFFSSETPRWLARQDRWEESTAVLSRLRNLPTTHDYVQTEIKEMFDQLEYERRLVGGSSAKDLLKEMWTIPGNRKRALITIGLMICQQMTGTNAINYYAPQIFTNLGLTGNAPSLFATGIYGVLKMVGCALFLALAADSLGRRKSLLWTSIAQALCMLYIGIYIRISPPQEGVAIPPAGYVAVVCIYLFAVFFQFGWGPVCWIYVSEIPTARLRAMNVALGAATQWLFNFVVARATPNMIATVGRGGYGAYLIYSSFCFCMFVFTWFLIPETKGISLERMDELFGAVPQSGKEMDLERSSAERGRSIGSDKGGEITVSQVEKS, translated from the exons ATGGGTATTATTGAGAAGATCATCCGCAACGATGCGGTCAAGCAGGACCCGAAAGAGATCTACAACTTCAGGGTGTTCCTACTATGCGCCAGC GCTTGCTTCGGAGGCATGTTGTTCGGTATGGACACTGGCATCATCGGTGGTGTCTTGAAGCTTGACCCTTTCAGAGC CAAGTATGGTCTTCCCAAAGCCAAGGAGAACCCGACGCTCTCAGCGAACCTCGAAGCCAACATCGTGTCCACGCTTCAGGCTGGTTGCTTCTTGGGTGCCCTGGTCGCCTCCTACCTCGCTGATAAGCTCGGGCGTCGAGTCGGTTTGATGATCGCTGCTTGCTTTGCGACAGTTGGTGCAGCCATGCAGGCTGGTGCCACGGGACATTTCGCAGTAATGTACATCGGCAG ATTCGTCGCTGGTGTCGGTGTCGGATGCGCTTCTATGATCACACCTCTCTACACGTCCGAGAACGCGCCTCGTGCCATCCGAGGTGCTCTCACTGGAATGTATCAGTTCTTCATCGTTACTGGAGTGTGCATTGCCTTCTGGATCAACTACGGCATGCTGCTACACAGCTCTGGTACCGTTCAATACGTCGTACCACTGGCTCTGCAAGGACTTCCCGCAATCATCCTGTTCTTCGGCATGTTCTTCTCGTCAGAGACTCCTCGATG GTTGGCACGACAAGACCGCTGGGAAGAATCTACCGCTGTTCTATCTCGCCTGCGAAACCTTCCAACTACCCACGACTACGTGCAGACCGAGATTAAGGAGATGTTTGACCAGCTTGAGTACGAACGACGACTCGTAGGCGGTTCGTCAGCCAAGGACCTTCTAAAGGAGATGTGGACTATCCCCGGCAACCGCAAGCGTGCTCTCATCACTATCGGCCTTATGATATGCCAACAGATGACCG GCACAAACGCAATCAACTACTACGCCCCTCAAATCTTCACGAACCTCGGATTGACTGGAAATGCGCCATCGCTCTTTGCAACTGGAATCTACGGCGTTTTGAAGATGGTCGGATGTGCTCTCTTCCTGGCTCTCGCGGCTGACTCTCTCGGTCGCCGCAAGAGTCTGCTGTGGACCTCGATCGCTCAGGCACTGTGCATGCTCTATATCGGCATCTACATTCGTATCTCACCCCCGCAGGAGGGCGTGGCGATTCCGCCAGCGGGCTATGTGGCTGTAGTTTGCATCTACCTCTTTGCTGTGTTCTTCCAATTCGGATGGGGACCTGTATGCTGGATCTATGTCTCTGAGATCCCCACCGCCAGGCTGCGAGCCATGAACGTCGCTCTCGGTGCCGCTACACAATGGTTATTTAACTTCGTGGTCGCTCGAGCCACGCCAAACATGATTGCCACTGTTGGACGAGGTGGATATGG GGCTTATCTCATTTACAGTTCGTTTTGTTTTTGCATGTTCGTTTTCACATGGTTCCTGATTCCCGAGACCAAGGGTATCTCGCTCGAGAGAATGGATGAACTTTTCGGTGCTGTGCCACAAAGCGGAAAGGAAATGGACTTGGAGCGCAGCTCGGCGGAGCGAGGAAGGTCGATTGGATCTGACAAGGGTGGTGAGATCACCGTTAGTCAGGTTGAGAAGAGTTAG